A window from Solanum stenotomum isolate F172 chromosome 7, ASM1918654v1, whole genome shotgun sequence encodes these proteins:
- the LOC125869812 gene encoding putative tRNA pseudouridine synthase: MSLCKFSRILSPLAPSEVLVLKGNNFALRNHPGNIIRPEMLTLLESDDILKAVDDFYYSTMLPQLSRFLNPSKSPWSEWVEILDANTSIPDSQLEEVRVAWKLWKALHDSRTKFPSVLAQESGVL, encoded by the exons ATGTCGTTATGCAAGTTTTCAAGGATTCTGTCACCCCTAGCCCCATCAGAGGTTTTGGTTTTGAAGGGGAACAATTTTGCTTTGAGAAACCATCCAGGCAACATAATAAGACCTGAAATGTTGACATTGTTGGAATCAGATGATATTCTCAAGGCAGTTGATGACTTCTATTACTCTACAATGTTACCTCAGCTGTCTAGATTTTTAAACCCTTCAAAGTCCCCTTGGAGTGAGTGGGTAGAAATACTGGATGCAAACACAAGCATTCCAGATTctcaattagaagaagtaaggGTTGCTTGGAAATTGTGGAAGGCACTGCATGATAGCAGAACTAAGTTTCCATCAGTATTGGCTCAAG AGTCTGGTGTCTTGTGA